TTATTCGACGTGTTACGTAACACTTCGATTCTAATCATTTAGACACGCACACCGCGCTCGGCATTGTCTCGCGTGAAAAATCCCTTCACTTCACTTATGTACTGATCACTATTTGCATGATGTAAAATTTCACACCAAATTCACCAACAAGTCGAATTCATTTCATCAATAACCGGGAGATCCCGGCTAAtttagcaataaaaaatagatagtttttttattgttaaatgcTACTCCTGAGAGTTTCGTCTATttctgtaccaaatttcaacaaaatcggctcagtagtttttgaatttattcattataaacaaaaataccaatcttttatcttaataatattagtatggatgggAAGTGTGGTTTTGGATAACCACACTTCCCATCCATACTGGAAACGATGGAAAcgatgtttaattttaaaatctattgttTCAGAGACATCGAAATGTGCACTCGATCGACAATACCCCGCGCGACTAGAATACATAGTCATTACTGCGCGACTCGGATCAACTCGAAGGCGTAATTTAAACCTATTGTACTGAATAACCGCTGTACAATGCTGGCCGACGAGACCACTCGGCTCTCCAATCAAACTATCTACAATGACTCCAATATCACATACGATTTCGTAGACGATGGCTCTAGAATCAtcactttattaaaacataggGGGTTCAACCATAGTTCAAGCATCAGCGAAGTACTCAAGGCCCTGGAAGATTGGAGAAATAGGGAGAATATTTCGTCACTGGTGAAAGAATGTCGCATGGAGTATTGTGCGGGAGAGATAAGGGACTTGGTGCTAGCTTACAATGGTATACATGGATATGTTAGCTTGTTGGTTAgtactttatataatacaaaacttAGAAGTAAGTGATGAATGATGATACGGTAATCGTCCAGTATTTGAGATGGATACTGGGCGTATCTCAATGGGCTATTTCACTCCAatcaggttttttttaatattgagaataaaaatatataaatgtctaacaaataatttatcttgtaCATCGAACTTGTATGGCAGCAATATTGAAATTACGTCActgttttaaagtaaaaattattcctaataaataaataaaaacatcgaagtaaattatgtaatttattaacaatgatagataaattaaagatTAATGAAATACATAGTCATATATGGTTTTTGGTGTGAAATAGGTAGCCTATGAGAaggtatttgttattttagtttattaagaACCTTTAAGCACGTCCATAACTTACTTTTGGGATGACTTTTACTTCTTGTGGTTTCAACACTTCCCTAACTCTATTTTCTCTTCTTTGTTAAGGTGTTTACGGTAATTTTGAAACTTCGTGAATGTTCACGGAATAtgcatttcaaattatttatatacttttgtatATTACTATAGTTCTAACTTGCTGAAATGGagcattatttttatcgtgATGTTAGCGTCATCCTTTTTGTGTgtgaatacaaaaaaactattttagaaatttaataattacattttaaattgcagAAAAATTAACCCGGGGTACCATTCCTAAACATTAAACTAGTCTAAAAACTAGGTTCCATTTTGTTCCGAACTAAGcaattcaaatatttctttacatgttttttattctttagcACATGTTATCAAAATGCTTTTCGTATTTCTCATTCATAATGTGAAAGATATATGAAAGACTTATTTTCTACAGTGTTTGTTTTCTGCCAGGTTTGCCTATTTGGCAGTCTAGCCAACATTTTGAACGTGGCCGTGCTGACGCGGCGCGACCTGGCGGCGGCGCCCATCAACCGGCTACTGAAGTGGCTCGCCGTGGCCGACGTCTTCGTCATGATGGAGTACGTCCCGTTCGCGGTCTACAGGTATCTGGTGAGTACGCACCTTTATCATTACGTTGTTCGTGAGATTGATGGCTGGTTGTCGCTGTCGTCTATGTTACGAGGTCCCGTTCGCTGTGTACAGGTATTAGGTGGTAACATGACTTTTTATTACGACTTTATAAGACGTCTTGACGGTCAGCCGTTGGTCCCAGCTGTAATTGCATGGTGAGTCATGGCctatactccttatccatttATAGGGAAAGTATTCGGTAGGTAAGTAGtatttgtaatggataaaatccatttacaaaatgacaatgataatgatgaattgaataataaggaattgttttattttcgttatcgctatttttttaattttcttttatttgtttcagttgCTCCCGGGCCAGGAGGACTGGCCTTACTCTTGGGCGGTGTACATGCTGTTCCACATGCACTTCACGCAGATATTGCACACTGCGTCTATATTTCTCACTCTTTCGCTCGCTATTTGGCGATACATAGCTATAAAGTGAGTCAAAATTTTGTAGGTagtgtgaaattttattatgaaaaggaaaaatatcccgtaaagataaaatgttgattttatattacttaaccaatcaaatttgaaataaaattaataagacttggttatttttttcctttatcgGCGAAAATTAccttaataaagaaaacaattatataaaagaatagccgctaatttaaaaaatatatatttagtaacttgacgacctcggtggctcagtggtaaagtgctcgcctctgaaccgagaggtcccgggttcgatcgcCAGTtgggtcaagatggaaaatgatctttttctgattggcccgggtcttggatgatCATCTagatgtgtatttgttataaaatatagtatcgttgagttagtatctcataacacaagtcccgaacttactttggggctagctcaatctgtgtgatttatcctaatatatttatatttatttatatttaatttatcgtaattaaaagaaaagcttGACCCCAAGAAAACAATTACCCTAATAGTCTAACAAGGATCCATTCAGCCAGCCatcaaaacacaaaatactGAACATCTGAAACGGAACCTTATTGTATGTGCCTGCTAATATCTCGCCTAATGTCTGAATGTTAATCTTTTAGAAAGGATCTTTATATTGAAGGACGGAAATGGAAAATTCATACCTCTCTACTGGCATTACAATTCAAAGAAAATACTACTTTTCACACCCTATGttataaacatgaaaatgAGTGAATTTGGGGGAAATAATGATGCACTAAACGAATATCTGGCGTTTTATGACCCAACATTCACATATTTCGgatactacaaaaaatatctggCCAAGAATACGTGATGCAAGATAATGTCTTTCATTCGTAATAGTTCAAAGGGATTAAGGGAAAATAGgacttgacagctgataggcaactaTGGCATTTCCAAAGATGGTTAACGTCATGTTGGCGGTCAGTCATGAAATTACAGCTGTATCTTCGAATAGGTTTTATTCCTAAGCGGAACCTCAGCCACAGAGCGTTCCAAGATTGCCTTCATTATTAAcgtttgaatatttaatttccgaTATAATCTTCTCTCGGCAAAAGTGTCTGAAAAAGTATTCTGACATCTTCAATCGCAGCGGCTTTAAATGGTACctatcataattaaataaaaagtgacgAAATGATGTCGGTAAAAGCGTCAGAATTTCCAGAACCACAGCTTAAGTAGACCATTAATATCTTTTGAGATAAGATGTTTTTATAGGCCGCCAGTTCGAAAACTTTATAATACGGCTATTTTAACAACTCATCGACAAAGTTTTACTTCACATTACGAGTAATAGCGCGGTATTCATAAAGACGCTTTATGATTAAGATCTTAAATTAATCCGGTAATCTATTCGCTAAATTATGTAGTATAATAACTTCCCTAGTGGAGGAACTgctaaaagtaatttaatgtCAAACACAAATAGCTCTGACTTCCTTGTTACTCTATTTGAATGAAATGTAGTTTTCTAAgtatatcattttaatatttatatacatggCACAGAGTATAAGTATTAAAGTCATACAAATTCACATATTTGTcataatactaaataaatactaatgtaATTCAATCTCTTACGATCTCACAATGTAACCGTTTTCCGAGTGGCCAGCTCTTATATCAgcactttcacatttaatttttgaattttcgaTTTGTCGAATCGTTTGTAGTTTATACAGAGTGCTTTTGCGAATATTTTCCATATAACTCAATGTGAGCGACCCTTCTACCTCTTTATTTGACATATCTCATGACAGTAATgacatatattattagtaaaaaaattaatttctttgagCGCAAAAGATATAAGTATaaagatacaaaattaaattttaatttttttaaattccataatcaattaaagttttattgtttcttgcGTGCTTACAGATACCCGTCTTACAGCCCGGCGCTGTGCACCGACCGGCGCTGCACCTTCGCCATCCTCTTCAGTTTCATGCTGCCGCCCATCCTCTGCATACCTTCGTATTTTGTAAGTAGATTAATCTAAAATACGAATTTAACTTGATCTTGATCTGATAGCTATAGCAAGAATACTCTAGgaatagtagtaaaatattcGCAATTTTCTCTTTCGATTTAAATGTATGACAAAAAATCGATGGGAGTTCAGTAGAATAGGAAAATTAGACAAGAATAtgtaaaatgtacctactattaAAAGAGCACagagaatatttattttgactaaGGCAAGcacaaatatttgattatgtTGTGGGTGGTATGTACATATTAAGGGAGCAAGTTCCGAGCTGCTTTAGTGAGATAAACATAAACTGTTTAAAGTTCATCTTAGTTGCAACATCGACTGAATTAACCAGGCGCGTAACTCTGAACTAAATCGTGGTTTGTCTGTGACTAGCCTGGCGATCTTTAGCCTATGAATCATGAGTctcatagattttattaaagttgaaATGCTTAGATTATTAGAAGACTAACAAGCATGCGGCACTTCAGCCTATGACGCCTGCATGTGGTGTTTTACACGTGTGTTGCCTACTTTGTGATCTGTATTTGTGGCCTAGGTTTTTTGCCACAGTAACCTATAATTAAACTGCCTCTCTCACTCTTCAAAGCGGAGAATGTAGTACCCATGCCGACGACCTGTTatggaaattaatattaacctttttttaataacacaaaaGTTTCTCAGTATTGCAGACGGCACTTcaaaacttcaaattttaaagcGAAGCGTAAAAGTTTCAATTTGCTTAATGGTTGGGTTGACAACCCACTCGGTTAAAGTTTTGTACTCAATTCTTATTAGCCTGTATCGATTCTGGATTTTTTTAGATAGGCAACAGCTTTGTatctttgaaaattaatataattggaTACTCGTCCCAATTACCGCAGTATGAGGAGCCATGCACAGTAACTGTATGTTCATTACCGTTCCAGCAAGTCTACcgttttgttgaaatttgatacatggttcgaatatttcataattcgAGTATAAGGCCACAAAGCCCCGGACCTAGTAaacgcaaaaaaatatattacgtgaccgaaaaaaaagtttaatactttgatgttgtttttatatgaaGATATACTTTTTAGCTGTTGCCCCCATCTACACCCGCGGTAGCCATGTTTGACTTCGGGTCATTCACTTATAGCTATTtcaaacttcatcaaaatcggtacagCGGTTTAGCTTTGAAAGCATGACAGATATCGCGTCATAAAATTAGTATAGAAGtgtgattataataattatatatacttacataatgatACTACTTACCGACTTACCGACCTTAATCATTAGTACGTAGGTAGTCGTAATAGtaatgtcagatgtctttaggcgacttagTAAAACACACAAGTGTTCCGACACAAGTGTTAACAATTAACACACTCATGAAATAAAGAAGTAAAATCATCAATACGTCTATAAATTTCGGTAAATATTACTAGTGGTTAGGTTAGATTTATGGTTATGGGTGAATTTAAAGATTACACCCCGCTGGGACAAGGCATCTATACCCCGGGGTCCATACATGTCGCACTTACATATTATGGGATCGAATTCACAAcactaaatgtaataatagaCGTTATAATTAAACCTTAATACCtttgttgttgttattttgGAAACAAACGACGCAAATATAACCAAATCGTTATTAATCAAAGTTAGTGCTAAACCGCAAATTACTGTACCTAAATGTTTTATGTCggtacaatttgttttattgtgaaGTAAATTTATGCGGTTTTAATCGCTTTTCATTAAAAGAAATCGGTTTTGAATAGTACCATATGTATGACATCTATGCATATCTAGTCTACTTttgcaaaaatacataatttacaatagtgactagaatttttttcactttttccaatatttaatCCTACTTTATAGCAGTGGCGTGACCAAGTGCCATGGGActcgaaattaattaatttgaggTGAGCCTTGACTTCGAATTTTCGGTATAATTGTATCACTATCTTGGTTTATACTTACTTGGTCTGACTGGTTCGTATGGCTTCGCGGCCTCACAACCTCGAATGCAAACGAAATAAAGAGAGAAACAGGGCAGTCTGATGGATTtcctaatatttaatacttcattgtttaataagtatttcCGGCAAATTTTGTGGTATTTACTGTATTAAATACtttcaataataaacttaagtGTTATATAGCTACAAACTCTTTCATCTACGCATATTCTCGCTTTCATTTTGGGTTTGTGACGCCGCTAAGCCCAGGATCagcttaaataataaaccgaaataatattaaattctataaaGGTGAATTCGTATTCGTTTAGTCTACTTCCTATtgtcttcataatattagcaatattattattttaaatgtgttaagcgtgtatcattaattatataattactatggCGCGTCCGTCTCCGATATGCGTGAAACCCCGTGTACCCTCTGGTGGTATCTGAAAACCAGTGCCCTGCTCTCTTTGCAGAATATGCACTGAGATAATGCCCTTTTATATCGCTGCGGCACATGTGTGTATAGTTATGTAGAAAGTTTCTTGTGTATTTGTCCTTCATTTTAATGGTTCACTGtatcataaatgtatattgtgtgTTCTCGATATAATAaacagtttatctatctaaaggtcaattttttcaatttggcGAGAAGAAGAAACTGAAACTTATTGTAATTCCATATATTTCACTTCATATCTAAATGATCTGAGATACCTAAGTGAGACGTAGGACCAAGACTAGTAGACATAGAAGGAATCATCTTAACCTTAATCAATCAGCGAGGGGAAGTAGACAAATACTGTCATCAATTCCCTCGGCGCTAATCTATCGGGATCCGCAATCcaaatctattaaataaacacatttgtCTTACAGccacattaaatttattgctgCTTGGGGTTCATAAAATATCCTTTGTGGATACCAACTGGTGGCCGTGATTGAGTGGAGTACTCGaataatgataacaaaaatattgactgTATCGCATTCATTCATATCGTGTGTGCTAATTGCTAACACcattgtcagattttattcaagttgcctAAAGCCATCTGATATgataccgccatctagtggcaattAGTACACACtaatgaactaaactgtccaccaatgtgTAGGTTCCCTCACGATTATCCGGAAGCAAGTGCtggtcaattaaaaaattcttacTATATTAGTCAGATTCAGTGTTAGCGATAACATAttctttatgaaatatagaaagaaagaCTAACATAACTTACTCCACTAACTTCGTAACCCTCGTTTCATATATTgcatatagatataaaattgttttaattgttaCGATCTCATATAATTAATTGCCAAGCTTTTAAGTTATTAGCAATTACGAGAGTAATACTACAAGTTTATCATACACTAGTGGCCCgacccggctttgctcgggtaaaatcataataatataaaagtagcatttgttactctttaacGTTTTAgctgtctctgtgccaaatttaatcaaaatgaacccagtagattttgtgtttattcattacaaacaaaaaatacaaatcttttaaatgttttctctttataatgttagtatagatagtatggataacataattaacttttcttTAAATCAGTCTTTGTTTCACTTACTTCGTTTtcgtgtataaataaataatttgaacaatCTTAAAGAAATTCTCAgaacgtaatatttttgtatattcaaTTTTCCACGAGTCATCTACACCCGAGTTGTTTATTTACGTATTGTGTAGTGTTCCAAGAATTGAGATTTAAATGTCTCGTCGTCGGTGaagtttgatttatttaagtacttataaaagtTGACGTTTCCAGGTGTTCACCATTCACAAGGACTTTACTGTTGACAAGAGAGGAAATATACCCACAAAGGTGTATTACGTTGATTCTGATTACGACGGGACATTGTACCAAGTGAATTTCTGGGTACATGCGGTTTTAATCAAGCTGCTTCCTTGTTTGATCCTCACGTTGATTAGTGCTTGGTTAATCCGGGCATTGTATAGAGCTAATAGTAGGAAGAAGGCCTTAAAAGGCTATAGTGCATGTCCGGCAGACACCGTCGTGAATGGGAACGGAAATATTTTCACGAGAAAGTCGACGAAGCGGTCCAAAGCTGAGCGGCGGACGGACAGGACGACCAAAATGCTGGTTGCGGTTCTGCTGTTGTTTCTGATGACGGAGTTTCCTCAGGGGATTTTAGGTTTGTATTAGATGCTGTTAGAGTTATCCTGCTTAATCGATTTTTTTAGCTAATGAatgaaactaataataaaaaagtgtttctAAACTAATATTGAAATGAGATAGTGTTGAACTtctgtggcgtgtggttctgCTCTAAAGtaggatcactccatatcATTAGGCTgatgataggcaacaatagcattcacaatgagggttgacgttaggcagcggctggttgtaaaatcacagccgaatcctCGAAATTTTAAGGGTCTTCCAAAAATTTACGCTAAATTGTATGCTGACCCCAGGGTTAGCGGCCCGAATATAACTTGGGGAGATGGGGAAACATTAGTTTGTCCTTGTTTTCATTCACATAAAATAAGCAAAGTACTTTAGGCATAAGagataattttccaaattCCATAGTTTAGCTTCATGAGTATGG
This genomic interval from Plodia interpunctella isolate USDA-ARS_2022_Savannah chromosome 18, ilPloInte3.2, whole genome shotgun sequence contains the following:
- the LOC128677757 gene encoding G-protein coupled receptor dmsr-1-like; the protein is MLADETTRLSNQTIYNDSNITYDFVDDGSRIITLLKHRGFNHSSSISEVLKALEDWRNRENISSLVKECRMEYCAGEIRDLVLAYNGIHGYVSLLVCLFGSLANILNVAVLTRRDLAAAPINRLLKWLAVADVFVMMEYVPFAVYRYLLLPGQEDWPYSWAVYMLFHMHFTQILHTASIFLTLSLAIWRYIAIKYPSYSPALCTDRRCTFAILFSFMLPPILCIPSYFVFTIHKDFTVDKRGNIPTKVYYVDSDYDGTLYQVNFWVHAVLIKLLPCLILTLISAWLIRALYRANSRKKALKGYSACPADTVVNGNGNIFTRKSTKRSKAERRTDRTTKMLVAVLLLFLMTEFPQGILGLLSGILGRCFFKRCYDLFGELMDALALLNGAINFVLYCSMSRQFRTTFGQLVWNRCAPTQRASSHTELQTTYV